The stretch of DNA TTAGTAAAAATATAGGCGTCTTTAGGCTGATCCAAATCAGCATTTAGAATAGCCAATTTTTTGAATATTTTGATTGAATCCGGGTGTTTTTCAGCTAAAGCATCATTATAAAGTATTAACAACTCTAATTGCGTCATATCATTGCTGATATTTTTCTGCTTAATTAAACTATCTATTTGTGTTAAAAATAAATATGGAGCAGTTTTTAACTTTGGAATTGCAACCAATTTGTTAGATATAACAAATAAGCACAAAACAAAAAGTAATGTTTTTGAGTTAAGCGTCATTAATGGTTAATTGAGAGTGGATATACAATGCTTTTTTATCAGCAAAACTAACATACCATGAAATTATAAATAAAGAGATTTATAATTCTTAAAAAAAACTTAAAAAGGGAATTCCCGATAATAATATACCCTATTTTTACTAAAAACGTAATCTATTTATTACAAAAATTTATTAAAATTTTAACGCTTTGCTAAATATATTTTATTATAAATAATTAGATTAATGAATATTTGTTTTGTATGACATCACATATTTACACACTATGTTGAACTTGTTTTCAGTATCTACCTCATAAATCTGGAAGTCAGCGATTTATAAATAAAATATAATCCTAAAACAAATACAGAGTGACGAATGCTCTTTATGACAAATTTAATTATGTAAAGATTATCGATTATTTACCTCTAACCTTTTGCTCCCATTTCCATGCAGAACGCATCGCATCATCTAAAGACAATTCTGTTTTCCAACCTAATTCATTATTAGCTTTATTGGTATCTGCATAAGCTGAAATGATATCACCCTCTCTTCTATCAACAATTTTATAATTTAGTTTTACTCCAGAAACACGTTCAAAAGACTGAACAACTTCCAGTACAGAACTACCCTTTCCTGTTCCTAAATTAAAAGTTTCATAATTAGATTTATTCTTGTTTTGTAGTAAGCGACCTAAAGCAACAACATGCGCTTTTGCTAAATCTACTACATGAATGTAATCTCGAATACAGGTGCCATCTGGCGTTGGATAATCATCACCAAAAACAGATAATTCTTCACGTAAACCTATAGCTGTTTGCGTAATAAAAGGAACTAGATTTTGTGGTACACCAATCGGCAATTCTCCAATCGAAACTGATTCGTGGGCTCCAACCGGATTAAAATAACGTAACGCTATAGCTTTTAAATTAGGTGTTACTTTACAAGTATCTCTAATTACTTCTTCCCCAATTTGTTTTGTATTTCCATAAGGAGATTCAGCTTGTTTTACCGGCGCACTTTCAGTTATTGGCAACTTATCAGCTTGTCCATAAACAGTACATGACGAACTAAAGATAAAACTCGCCGACGGTAATTTTTGTAATTCTTTTAAAATATAAACTAAGGTTCCAATATTGTTTTCGTAGTACAACAAAGGTTCTTTTACACTTTCACCAACAGCCTTACTAGCGGCAAAATGAATAACACCCTTAACATCATCATGCTTTTTAAAAAAGGCCTCAACACCTGCTTTATTTTTTAAATCTAGTTCTTCAAAAAGTGGTGCTTTACCTGATATAGCTTTTATACCATCCAAAACTTTAATTGTAGAATTGGATAAATCATCAATTATTACAACTTCGTAACCCTCATTTTGCAATTCGACAACGGTGTGTGACCCTATAAATCCTAATCCTCCAGTAACTAATATTTTATCCATTTATAAATTTAATAATTGTTGATGTAATATATTCTATTTGTTCGTCATCCAATTCGGTATGCATTGGCAATGAAATAACTTCTTTAACTAATTGATTTGTTACTTTAAAATCATCTTCATTATACCTTTCATCTTTATATGCTTTTTGGTTATGAAGCGGAATTGGATAGTATACACCACAAGGTATATTATGAGCATTTAAATGTTTAACCAATGCGTCTCTATCTATAGCTTTAATTCTGAGTGTATATTGGTGAAAAACGTGACAATCGCAAGTATCACAAACCTCTAAACAGCCATTTGTTACTTTTGGCGTCACAATATTTTCAACCCCTTCAAATGCTTTATTATATTTTCTTGCAGCATATTGTCTTTCCTTATTATAACTATCCAAATGCGGCAATTTAGTATCTAAAACCGCTGCCTGAATACTATCCAAACGTGAATTTACTCCCACCACATCATGATGGTAACGCCTGTACATCCCATGGTTAACAATACCTCTAATGGTATGTGCTAAATCGTCGTTATTTGTAAAAATGGCACCGCCATCTCCATAGCAACCTAAATTTTTAGATGGGAAAAAAGAAGTAGAAGCAACATCGCCAATTGTTCCCGCTTTGGCTTTACTACCATTTTTATAGGTATAAGACGCCCCGATAGCTTGTGCATTATCTTCAATTACAAATAAATTATGTTCCTTAGCAATTTCCATGATAGCTTCCATATTAGCACATTGGCCAAACAAATGCACAGGAACAATGGCCTTTGTTTTAGGTGTGATAGCCCTTTTTATAGCTTCAATATTTATATTGAAATCATCCTCATTAACATCTACTAAAACTGGTGTTAATTGTAATAATGCAATCACCTCAACAGTTGCTGCAAATGTAAAATCCGCAGTAATAACCTCATCCCCTGGTTTTAAACCTAAACCCATCATCGCTATTTGCAATGCATCTGTACCATTAGCACAAGGAATAACATGTTTAACTCCTAAATATTGTTCTAAATTCTTTTGAAACTCATGAACTTTGGGGCCATTAATGAAAGAAGTATTTTCTATAACTTCCTGAATAGAAGGATTAACGACATCTTTTATATCGTCATACTGACCTTTAAGGTCAACCATTTGAATTTTCTTCATCTAAAAAAAATTGCAGTCTTTTTACTATTTTTAAACAAAAAAATAAAGACTAATTTTAAGGAACACCCATTGTGGGTTAACAGCCTACGAAATTACGAAAATCATTTACGCTAAGCAATGAATTTCTTCCAAAGAAATGTATTTTAGCTGCAAAGAAAAAAATTGAGTTTTATTTACAACATAGGTATTCATATAGCACACTTTGCATTAAAATGTGCCTCCTTATTTAATGAAAAAATTAAAAAGGGAATGGTTGGTCGCCAAAACACTTTTGAGGTTCTTGAAAGTCAATTAAATTCCAATGATAAAACTTTATGGTTTCATTGTGCTTCTTTAGGTGAATATGAACAAGGACTCCCTGTTTTTAAAAAACTAAGAGAACACTATAAACAGCATAAAATTGTACTTAGCTTCTTTTCTCCCTCCGGGTATGAAATTCGTAAAAATTCACCTATTGCAGATATTGTTATTTATTTGCCTCTGGATAGCAAAAAGCATGCAAAACGGTTTATAAACCTTGTTAATCCAGAACTCACCATTTTTGTTAAATACGATATTTGGCCTAACTTTTTAAATGAATTAAAAAGAAGAAAGTTACGTGCTATTTTAATTTCGGCTGCTTTTAGAAAAAATCAATCTTACTTTAAATTTTATGGTGGAGAGCTGAGACGTGCCTTATTTACTTTCGAACATATTTTTACACAGAATGAAGCTTCAAAAACATTACTTCAATCCATACATTACAACAAAGTAACTGTTAGTGGAGACACCCGTTTTGATCGTGTATCTAGTCAATTAGGTTTAAATAACTATTTAAGTTTTATTGAGACTTTTAAAGACGACAAACTATGTGTAGTGGCAGGTAGCACATGGCCTGAAGATGAAAATTTATTGATTAATTATATCAATGCTACTGACCATAAAAATGTCAAGTTTATTATAGCACCGCATAATATAAAAACCGCGCAAATAAATAACATTCAAGAAAAGTTACATGTCAAATCTGTGCTGTATTCTAAAAAAAATGATGAACAATTAATTAATGCTCAGGTTTTTATAATAGACACCATTGGAATTCTTTCAAAGGTTTACAGTTATGCAAATATTGCTTATGTTGGTGGTGCTATGGGGCATACTGGTTTACACAACACTTTAGAACCTGCCGTATTTGCGATACCTATCATTATTGGTTCTAATCACGAAAAGTTTCCAGAAGCCAAAGCTATGATAGACATTAACGGTATGTTTTCTGCTTCCAATCAAAAAGAGTTTGATAGCATTTTAAACGAATTGATTCAAAACAAGGAAAAATGTCTGTCTTCTGGAAAGAAAAATGGTGATTATATCGCAAAAAACAAAGGTGCAGTCATCCAAATAATAGATTATCTGCGTATATAAGGTATTTTATGGAGCAATTGTTAAAAAAATTAACATAAAACTCTTGGAATTTACTAAAAGTTACTAAATTCGTATTTAGTATTTTAATACTCAAATAATTAACACTAAAACAAAGAACAATGAAAAAATTATTATTAAGTACCGCTTTATTACTAGTATTAAGTTTATCTTTTACTTCTTGTAGAGATACTAAAAAAGCTGAAGAAGCTGCTGATGCTGCTGTAGAAGCTGCTGCTGAGGCCACTGAAGAAGCTGTAGAAGCTGCTGCTGATGCTACTGAAGAAGCTGTAGAAGCTGCTGGTGATGCGGTTGAAGCTGCCGGTGATGCTGCTGGCGAAGCTGTAGAAGGTGCTGCTGATGCTGCAGGTGAAGCTGTTGACAAAGCTGCTGATGCAGTAAAAGAAAAAGTAGAAGAAGTAAAGAAAGAAGCTGGTCACTAATACCAACAATATCTTCTAAACAAAACGAGGCTGCCCGAAAAGGCGGTCTTTTTTTTGCATTTTTTGAAGCAATACTATTAAACCTTAAAAAGTATAGTTTGACAATCTAGGAAAACTTATCTTTTGATTTTGTATAGGCTTAAATTAATATTATTCAACTATCAATTTACCCTTCATCATAGCATAATGCCCAGGAAAACTACATAGGTAATCATATTCGCCTGCAACTGGCGCAACAAACTCTACAAAAGTGGTTTGTCCAGCTCCAATTAACGAAGTATAAGCTATGACATCTTTTGTCTTTTTTGGTATATATTGGTTGTCTTTAGCTACAGCAGCCTTAGCAGCAAAGCCTGCTAGATCAACACCTTTTTTAAGAAGGACAAAGTTATGCCCCATCACATTTATATCTAATTTTCCTTTATGCCTTAAAGTAAGTTTTATTTTTTCTCCGGCTTTTACTCTAATTTCAGTCTTATCAAACTGCATTAAATCATTACCCGAAATAACTATCTCGTTAACGTCATTAGTGTCCTTACTACTAGAAGTATTCTTTGTATTTTCATAAGTAAACCCCTCTTTCTTTTTTTCTTCTTTCCCTCCACATGCGATTAATACTGCACAAGAAAAAATTGTTCCTAATACATACTTTGTTATTTTCATTTTTGTTGTTTTAATTTAAAAAATACTTTCTTTTAATATATCATATTTTTTTTAATAATAAAATAAATCAAAGATAGCGGTATAAACAAATAAAATAGTGCAGTATTTTTCACTGAAAAATATTGCACTAAATCAAAAAGTATTTATTTTTAAACAGAAGTGGTTTAAACTTTTTATAATTAGCTGCAAAATGTCCTTTCATCCCCACATTTTATCTTTTTATTACTCCGTAGCGATGCTATGCAGTTCAAAAAAGACTTCATTTGGGAATGAAATTACTATTTTTCGCTTCAATCAAAAAAGTTTAAACCACTTTTAAGAATTCATCAAGTATAAATATTTTTTACTATAAAATGTAATCTGTACTTATAAAATTAGATGTCTTTTTTTCTAATAACTCTTTTAAAATGGCATTATTATAATCGTTATCCTTTGATGCTACAAAAGTCCTTATTGAGAAAGAACGTAATGCATCATGTACACTTAAAGTACTAAATGCAGAATCTTTTCTTCCAGTAAAAGGATAAACATCTGGACCTCTTTGACAAGAACTGTTTAAATTAACTCTACAAACCAAGTTTACCAGAGTATCAATTAATGGTGATAATGTATTTATATTTTTACCAAACAAACTTACTTGTTGTCCATAGTTTGATGCTGCCATGTCATCTAATGGTTTTTCAATGTCTGTAAATGGAACAATTGGTACCAATGGTCCGAACTGTTCCTCTTTAAATATTCGCATCTCTTTATTAACGGGATACAAAACTGCCGGAAATATAAAATTCTCGCTAATTTCTCCTCCTTTTTTATTCAATATTTTTGCTCCTTTTTTTAGAGCGTCATCTATTAATTCTTGAATATAAGCAGGTTTATCGGCTTCTGGAAGTGGTGTTAATTTAACACCGGACTCCCACGGATTCCCAAATTTAAGTGCATCTACTTTTGCCGAATATAACTTGTTAAAGTCATCCGCAATAGATTCGTGTACATATAATACTTTTAAGGCTGTACAGCGTTGCCCATTAAAAGACAGTGTACCCGCAATGCATTCACTCACTGCTAAGTCTAAGTCGGCATCTGGTAAAACTATTGCAGGGTTTTTGGCCTCTAAGCCTAATACCAAACGTAATCTGTTCTTTTTTGGGTGATTATTTTGAATGGCGTTTGCAGATTTACTATTACCAATTAACGCCAATACATCAATTTTACCCGATTGCATGATAGGTGTTGCCAATACACGACCGCGACCATAAATAACATTTACAACCCCTTTTGGAAAACTATTCTGAAAAGCTTCTAATAATGGTGAAATTAATAACACGCCTAGTTTCGCTGGTTTAAAAATCACAGGATTCCCCATAATTAATGCAGGGATAAGCAATGTAAAAGTTTCATTTAATGGGTAATTATAGGGTCCTAAACATAAGACAACCCCTAATGGCCCTCTACGTATGTGTGCATATACCCCTTCGTTCTTTTCAAATTTAGCAGAAGCCCTATCTATTTGTTTATAAGCTTCAATAGTATCGTATATATAATCAATGGTTCTATCGAATTCTTTTTCTGAATCCGGAAGGTTTTTTCCTATTTCCCACATGAGAAGTTTTACAATAACTTCCCGCTTGGTTTTCATTTGTTCTACAAATTTTTCCATGCAAGCAATTCTATCTACAACCTTCATAGTTGGCCATAAACCTTGACCTTTATCGTAAGCTTCTGATGCTGAATTTAATGCTTCCAAAGCTTCCTTTTCGGTAAGTCTAGGAATGGTTCCTAATAATGTAGGTTTATAATTTTCCGTTGAAGAAATTGTTGAATATACTTCTGCTGTATCACCTTCCCATTGTTTTAGTTCACCTGATACTAAATAGGTTTTTTGATGTAAAAGTGATTTGATTTTATATATTTCTGGAGTTTCTAAAAAAGTCGTATTCATATCTAAAAATATTAGGTTTGTACTATACTAAGATATTTATATTTCAAATTAAACTACTTTAAAAGCAAAGGTTTATTCAAAGAAATATCATATTCTTAACACTTTAATTACATGGGAATAATATATATATGACTCAAACGTTTTCGACTGCTAATCTATTTAATAGTCATTAGCATCTATATATTCAAGTTTTTAAACCCTAATATATTTTTAAATCGTCATGAATAGTATTTTCCTTTTTATATATTTAACCTTTAATATGTAAATTAAGACTTGACAAATATTTATAAATGAAAAAAGTAATTTCAATTTTAGTCATCGCTACTGTTATTTTATCCTGTAAAACAGAAAAAAAAGAAGATCATAAGAATGTATCTATTGAAAACGATAACAAAATAGACGAATGGGTTTACCTTTTTGATGGTACAAGTACCGAAGGGTGGCGTGCTTATAATGGAGATTCTTTACCTCCAGGATGGACCATAAAAGATAAAACTTTAACTTTTGATACAGAACTTGGGTTAGAGCAAAATTATACTGGAGGAACAGATATTATTTATGGTGCTGAAGAATTTGAAAACTTTGAGCTTCATATTGAATGGAAGCTTCCAAAAGGTGGTAATAGTGGTATTTTTTACCACTTAAAAGAAGGTTATAAAAAACCTCCTGAAGTATCGCCAGAATATCAACTTATAGATGATTTGGGTTATGCCGAAATACATGACCTTACAGCTTACAATACGAGTTTAGGGTATACTGAAAAGCCAGAAGAATTAAAACCTTTACAAAGAACAGGTTCAGACTATGCTATGCATCCTGCGGATACTTTGCAAAAAGTGTTAAACCCTATAGGTGAATGGAATACTTCAAAAATTGTATTTACTCCTAAAAATGTAGAACACTGGCTAAATGGCAAGAAGTTATTATCATTTGTTCCATGGGATGAAGCTTGGCATGAAAAAAAGAATTCGGATAAATGGAAAAACAGCCCTAACTATGGAAAGTACAAAACTGGTTTTATCGGTCTTCAAGATCATTCAAGTCCTATATGGTTTAGAAATATTAAAATAAAAAAACTATAGCAACATGAACAAAAGAGATTTTTTAAAGAAAACGGGGTTAGGTGCAATGGGTTTAACTTTAGTCCCATCGTTAATAATGTGTAAATCTAATGCACCAAGCGGTCGTCTTCGAACAGCGCACATTGGTGTTGGAGGGATGGGAAAAGCAGATCTTGACGCTATTGCTTCTCATGATTTGGTAGACGTTACTGCTCTTTGCGATGTTGATGCTAATTTTTTATCTGCTGCCAAAAAATTACATCCTAATGCCAAAGTTTTTTCAGATTATCGCGTCATGTTAAAAGAGATGAAAAATGATATTGATGCCGTTATAATATCAACACCAGACCATACGCACGCGCCTGCATCTATGCTAGCTATGAATATGGACAAACCTGTGTATTGTCAAAAGCCATTAACACATCATGTCTCTGAAGCAAGAGCTATGAAAAAATTAGCTGCAGAAAAGCAACTTGTTACTCAAATGGGGATTCAAGTACACTCCTTTTATGACTATAAATTAGCAACCTTATTAATACAGTCCGGTATCATTGGAAAGGTTCATACAGTAAGAGCTTGGTCTCCTAAAAATTGGGGTTATGATGGGCCTGTACCTGAGGGTAATGACCCTGTACCAAGCACATTAGATTGGAATCTATGGTTAGGAACCTCAGAAAAACGTCCATACAAAAAAGGTGTTTATCACCCTGGTAACTGGCGTAAATTGATGGACTATGGCTGTGGAACTCTTGGTGATATGGGTGTACATATTTTTGATACACCTTATAATGCTTTGGAACTCGATGTACCTAAAACCATAATTAATGAATCCAGGCAACCTACCGGGTTTGGATATCCGGAAAATAATATTGTTACTTATGAATTCCCAAAAACCAAGTACACTACTGAAACCTTAAAATGGGTATGGTATGATGGTCCTGGAGCTCCTAAAACTCATAAAGATTTGATACTGCCTAGTGCTGGTGCCGAAAACGAAACTTCGAAAGAAGAAGAAGGAGTTTCTAATGGTGAAGATGCAAGTATGAAAGATAAGTTATCATTAGATACAAAAACAGTAAAAGAGGGGCATTTACCAGAGCAAGGCGCTATGTTTATTGGCGAAAAAGGGCGTTTACTTTTACCTCACTTTATGCAATTACCAAAGAAAATTGTGGATGGGAAGTATGTTGACA from Flavivirga spongiicola encodes:
- the galE gene encoding UDP-glucose 4-epimerase GalE — encoded protein: MDKILVTGGLGFIGSHTVVELQNEGYEVVIIDDLSNSTIKVLDGIKAISGKAPLFEELDLKNKAGVEAFFKKHDDVKGVIHFAASKAVGESVKEPLLYYENNIGTLVYILKELQKLPSASFIFSSSCTVYGQADKLPITESAPVKQAESPYGNTKQIGEEVIRDTCKVTPNLKAIALRYFNPVGAHESVSIGELPIGVPQNLVPFITQTAIGLREELSVFGDDYPTPDGTCIRDYIHVVDLAKAHVVALGRLLQNKNKSNYETFNLGTGKGSSVLEVVQSFERVSGVKLNYKIVDRREGDIISAYADTNKANNELGWKTELSLDDAMRSAWKWEQKVRGK
- a CDS encoding DegT/DnrJ/EryC1/StrS family aminotransferase — protein: MKKIQMVDLKGQYDDIKDVVNPSIQEVIENTSFINGPKVHEFQKNLEQYLGVKHVIPCANGTDALQIAMMGLGLKPGDEVITADFTFAATVEVIALLQLTPVLVDVNEDDFNINIEAIKRAITPKTKAIVPVHLFGQCANMEAIMEIAKEHNLFVIEDNAQAIGASYTYKNGSKAKAGTIGDVASTSFFPSKNLGCYGDGGAIFTNNDDLAHTIRGIVNHGMYRRYHHDVVGVNSRLDSIQAAVLDTKLPHLDSYNKERQYAARKYNKAFEGVENIVTPKVTNGCLEVCDTCDCHVFHQYTLRIKAIDRDALVKHLNAHNIPCGVYYPIPLHNQKAYKDERYNEDDFKVTNQLVKEVISLPMHTELDDEQIEYITSTIIKFING
- a CDS encoding 3-deoxy-D-manno-octulosonic acid transferase → MSFIYNIGIHIAHFALKCASLFNEKIKKGMVGRQNTFEVLESQLNSNDKTLWFHCASLGEYEQGLPVFKKLREHYKQHKIVLSFFSPSGYEIRKNSPIADIVIYLPLDSKKHAKRFINLVNPELTIFVKYDIWPNFLNELKRRKLRAILISAAFRKNQSYFKFYGGELRRALFTFEHIFTQNEASKTLLQSIHYNKVTVSGDTRFDRVSSQLGLNNYLSFIETFKDDKLCVVAGSTWPEDENLLINYINATDHKNVKFIIAPHNIKTAQINNIQEKLHVKSVLYSKKNDEQLINAQVFIIDTIGILSKVYSYANIAYVGGAMGHTGLHNTLEPAVFAIPIIIGSNHEKFPEAKAMIDINGMFSASNQKEFDSILNELIQNKEKCLSSGKKNGDYIAKNKGAVIQIIDYLRI
- a CDS encoding plastocyanin/azurin family copper-binding protein translates to MKITKYVLGTIFSCAVLIACGGKEEKKKEGFTYENTKNTSSSKDTNDVNEIVISGNDLMQFDKTEIRVKAGEKIKLTLRHKGKLDINVMGHNFVLLKKGVDLAGFAAKAAVAKDNQYIPKKTKDVIAYTSLIGAGQTTFVEFVAPVAGEYDYLCSFPGHYAMMKGKLIVE
- a CDS encoding NADP-dependent glyceraldehyde-3-phosphate dehydrogenase; this translates as MNTTFLETPEIYKIKSLLHQKTYLVSGELKQWEGDTAEVYSTISSTENYKPTLLGTIPRLTEKEALEALNSASEAYDKGQGLWPTMKVVDRIACMEKFVEQMKTKREVIVKLLMWEIGKNLPDSEKEFDRTIDYIYDTIEAYKQIDRASAKFEKNEGVYAHIRRGPLGVVLCLGPYNYPLNETFTLLIPALIMGNPVIFKPAKLGVLLISPLLEAFQNSFPKGVVNVIYGRGRVLATPIMQSGKIDVLALIGNSKSANAIQNNHPKKNRLRLVLGLEAKNPAIVLPDADLDLAVSECIAGTLSFNGQRCTALKVLYVHESIADDFNKLYSAKVDALKFGNPWESGVKLTPLPEADKPAYIQELIDDALKKGAKILNKKGGEISENFIFPAVLYPVNKEMRIFKEEQFGPLVPIVPFTDIEKPLDDMAASNYGQQVSLFGKNINTLSPLIDTLVNLVCRVNLNSSCQRGPDVYPFTGRKDSAFSTLSVHDALRSFSIRTFVASKDNDYNNAILKELLEKKTSNFISTDYIL
- a CDS encoding 3-keto-disaccharide hydrolase, with the translated sequence MKKVISILVIATVILSCKTEKKEDHKNVSIENDNKIDEWVYLFDGTSTEGWRAYNGDSLPPGWTIKDKTLTFDTELGLEQNYTGGTDIIYGAEEFENFELHIEWKLPKGGNSGIFYHLKEGYKKPPEVSPEYQLIDDLGYAEIHDLTAYNTSLGYTEKPEELKPLQRTGSDYAMHPADTLQKVLNPIGEWNTSKIVFTPKNVEHWLNGKKLLSFVPWDEAWHEKKNSDKWKNSPNYGKYKTGFIGLQDHSSPIWFRNIKIKKL
- a CDS encoding Gfo/Idh/MocA family protein, producing the protein MNKRDFLKKTGLGAMGLTLVPSLIMCKSNAPSGRLRTAHIGVGGMGKADLDAIASHDLVDVTALCDVDANFLSAAKKLHPNAKVFSDYRVMLKEMKNDIDAVIISTPDHTHAPASMLAMNMDKPVYCQKPLTHHVSEARAMKKLAAEKQLVTQMGIQVHSFYDYKLATLLIQSGIIGKVHTVRAWSPKNWGYDGPVPEGNDPVPSTLDWNLWLGTSEKRPYKKGVYHPGNWRKLMDYGCGTLGDMGVHIFDTPYNALELDVPKTIINESRQPTGFGYPENNIVTYEFPKTKYTTETLKWVWYDGPGAPKTHKDLILPSAGAENETSKEEEGVSNGEDASMKDKLSLDTKTVKEGHLPEQGAMFIGEKGRLLLPHFMQLPKKIVDGKYVDISSEIEAIEKANNMGKPIRDYDSEGPKHYHQFVDACLGKDTCTAPFSYASRLTETILLGVIAGRFPNQTLHWDSKKAKFAEEEANQYLEGNYREF